The Podospora pseudopauciseta strain CBS 411.78 chromosome 2 map unlocalized CBS411.78m_2, whole genome shotgun sequence genome has a window encoding:
- the NRP1 gene encoding Asparagine-rich protein (ARP protein) (EggNog:ENOG503NWY0; COG:A), whose protein sequence is MATPQQTPPFRTDRYVVIHVATTCDEHGVYVTKDSAEVIELGWILLDANSIDLHELHRESVLVKPVNTPITPLCSEFPPFSSRRCSIAISATLINFALLTVCLLASLTTLTWEHVRNAGTFRDAINRFDAFASEHLLSNDLDFVFVTLEAWDLRVQLPREARDKSVVLPPYLQHSRTFELRTEYQRWQQHHPESLPFGPSSLANICAALEVEPVQNSAPIKHNLPFHLQALAPASPRRAMDEAVTLTRVLRGLIKKSQPAHEHPGVLSQPMDARTDVRAFLSERSKILHMSGLPHDTTQSELESWFTQFGGRPIAFWTLRTPEQSKPTGSGFAVFSSHEEAAESLCMNGRALNEKAIEVSPSSSRVLDKAANILMPFPPSKNRPRPGDWTCPSCGFSNFQRRTACFRCSFPAVSAGPTGEMGYGYGYGPPAMMGPPPHHIGHHGHGGGHGGGRMGGSGVVPFRAGDWKCGNEVCGYHNFAKNQNCLRCGAGRATAAVVADSGYPSPMDAGSSYNMGHGSIGSAPGPGSFAGPGGFGSGAGYGQHFAGPQSTYALPSGIGGGAAPYPPLNTHFGPAPGSHSAGPFDSRAVETAFQSAGNGPASAGPGNNFYGQNENDPFAFLSSGMNNLSVSNQDARQNGGSAPPNKSPA, encoded by the exons ATGGCTACtccccaacaaaccccccctttcagAACCGACCGATACGTCGTGATCCACGTCGCCACCACTTGCGACGAGCACGGTGTCTATGTCACCAAGGACTCGGCCGAGGTCATCGAGCTCGGCTGGATCCTGCTCGACGCCAACAGCATCGACCTTCACGAG CTTCACCGCGAAAGCGTCCTTGTCAAGCCTGtcaacacccccatcacccccctttgCAGTGAGTTTCCGCCGTTCTCGTCCCGCCGATGCTCAATTGCTATCTCGGCCACCTTGATCAACTTTGCTTTGCTGACCGTCTGTCTGCTAGCGAGCCTGACCACTCTCACATGGGAACACGTCCGGAATGCGGGCACTTTCCGGGATGCCATCAACCGTTTCGACGCCTTTGCCTCCGAACACCTGCTCTCGAATGACCTTGACTTCGTTTTCGTCACGCTCGAAGCTTGGGACCTGCGCGTTCAGCTTCCCCGTGAGGCCCGTGACAAGTCCGTTGTGCTGCCCCCCTATCTTCAACACTCGCGCACCTTTGAGCTCCGGACCGAATATCAGAgatggcagcagcaccatcccGAGTCTCTTCCATTCGGCCCCTCGTCTCTGGCTAACATTTGTGCTGCCTTGGAAGTCGAGCCTGTCCAGAATAGTGCCCCGATCAAGcacaacctccccttccacctccaggCACTGGCCCCTGCCTCCCCTCGCCGCGCCATGGACGAGGCTGTGACTCTCACTCGTGTGCTGAGGGGTCTGATCAAAAAGTCCCAGCCAGCCCACGAGCACCCTGGTGTTCTCAGCCAGCCCATGGATGCTCGTACCGACGTCCGGGCTTTCCTTTCGGAACGGAGTAAGATCCTCCACATGTCAGGCCTGCCCCACGACACCACACAGAGCGAGCTGGAAAGTTGGTTTACTCAATTTGGCGGTCGTCCCATCGCTTTCTGGACTCTGCGTACCCCTGAGCAGTCCAAGCCCACTGGCAGCGGCTTCGCCGTGTTTTCTTCCCACGAGGAG gcTGCCGAAAGTCTGTGCATGAACGGCCGTGCATTGAATGAAAAGGCCATCGAAGTCTCTCCCAGCTCTAGTCGCGTTCTGGACAAGGCGGCCAACATCCTCATGCCATTTCCACCCAGCAAGAACAGGCCTCGGCCCGGCGACTGGACCTGCCCGTCATGCGGCTTCTCCAACTTCCAAAGACGCACAGCGTGCTTCCGTTGCTCGTTCCCTGCCGTTAGCGCTGGTCCCACCGGCGAGATGGGCTATGGGTATGGATATGGCCCCCCGGCCATGATgggccctcctcctcaccacatTGGCCATCACGGACACGGTGGCGGACACGGCGGTGGCCGCATGGGCGGCTCTGGTGTCGTTCCTTTCCGGGCCGGCGACTGGAAGTGTGGCAACGAGGTTTGCGGTTACCACAACTTTGCCAAGAACCAAAACTGTCTTCGATGTGGTGCTGGCCGCGCCACGGCTGCTGTGGTAGCTGACTCTGGATATCCTTCCCCGATGGATGCCGGGTCTTCGTACAACATGGGACACGGCTCGATCGGCTCTGCCCCCGGCCCTGGTTCGTTTGCTGGCCCTGGTGGTTTTGGCTCCGGCGCAGGCTACGGTCAGCACTTTGCTGGCCCCCAGAGCACGTACGCTCTTCCCTCTGGCATTGGTGGCGGCGCTGCCCCGTATCCTCCTTTGAACACTCACTTTGGACCCGCCCCTGGGTCTCACTCGGCTGGTCCCTTTGACAGCCGTGCCGTGGAGACGGCCTTCCAATCCGCTGGTAACGGGCCCGCTTCTGCCGGTCCTGGCAACAACTTCTACGGACAAAATGAAAATGACCCCTTCGCTTTCCTTTCCTCGGGCATGAACAACCTTTCGGTCAGCAACCAGGACGCCCGTCAGAATGGCGGCTCAGCGCCTCCCAACAAGTCCCCAGCCTAA